From a single Clostridium isatidis genomic region:
- a CDS encoding class I SAM-dependent DNA methyltransferase, translated as MSYGEFSKIYDKLINEDINYKEICNRIIEICKKENIDFNSYLDVACGTGNATVQLAKKFKESFAVDLSEDMLTEAFSKFQEENIDCKLICQNMSELNLNRKFDLITSVLDATNYILEDNDFFDYLKSVKDHLKDNGIFIFDINSYYKLSKILGNNIYTYDEDDVFYVWENEFEDDIVSMYLTFFVKNDNAYERFDENHFERAYKEEFIEKALKDIGFKIVGKYEDYTKERVKEKSERIVYVVKVE; from the coding sequence TTGTCTTATGGAGAGTTCTCTAAAATTTATGATAAATTAATTAATGAAGATATTAATTATAAAGAAATTTGTAATAGAATAATCGAAATATGCAAGAAAGAAAATATAGACTTTAATTCATATTTAGATGTAGCTTGTGGAACAGGAAATGCAACTGTTCAATTAGCAAAAAAATTTAAGGAGTCTTTTGCTGTTGACTTATCAGAAGATATGTTAACTGAAGCCTTCTCAAAATTTCAGGAAGAAAATATTGATTGTAAGTTAATTTGTCAAAATATGAGTGAACTTAATTTAAATAGAAAATTTGATTTAATAACTTCAGTATTAGATGCAACAAATTATATATTAGAAGATAATGATTTTTTCGATTATCTAAAAAGTGTAAAAGATCACTTAAAGGACAATGGTATATTTATTTTTGATATTAATTCTTATTATAAACTTTCAAAGATTTTAGGAAATAATATTTATACCTATGATGAAGACGATGTCTTCTATGTCTGGGAAAATGAATTTGAAGATGATATTGTAAGTATGTATTTAACCTTTTTTGTGAAAAATGATAATGCGTATGAAAGATTTGATGAAAATCATTTTGAAAGAGCTTATAAGGAAGAATTTATTGAAAAAGCATTAAAGGATATTGGGTTTAAAATTGTTGGAAAATATGAGGATTATACTAAAGAGAGGGTAAAAGAAAAATCAGAACGTATAGTCTATGTAGTAAAAGTAGAATAG
- the hslO gene encoding Hsp33 family molecular chaperone HslO, giving the protein MDKIIKATAKDGMVRIIAGQTRELVNEGITLHNCSPVAAAALGRMLTAGALMGSTLKGKNEVLTLKIDGNGEAKGITVTAHEGGKVKGLVGNPYSDRPLNSIGKLDVGGFIGKDGDFIVIKDLGLREPYIGRVPIYTGEIAEDLAYYFTVSEQTPSAVALGVLVDKDLSIKTSGGFIIQMMPDADELLSDLITYRLQEIPSITEMLLQYGDITKVIEFIFEGMDLKILEEITPEYKCNCSRERVEKALISIGKKELSEIYEEGKEEEIKCDFCNAIYRFNKEDIGELLKQAK; this is encoded by the coding sequence ATGGATAAAATAATAAAAGCGACAGCAAAAGATGGAATGGTAAGAATAATTGCTGGACAAACAAGAGAGTTAGTTAATGAAGGAATAACATTACATAACTGTTCACCTGTAGCGGCTGCAGCATTAGGTAGAATGTTAACTGCAGGAGCTCTTATGGGGTCAACCTTGAAAGGTAAAAATGAAGTTTTAACATTAAAAATAGATGGAAATGGAGAAGCTAAGGGTATTACAGTAACTGCTCATGAAGGTGGAAAAGTAAAAGGATTAGTTGGAAATCCATACAGTGATAGACCTCTAAACTCAATAGGAAAATTAGATGTAGGAGGTTTTATTGGTAAGGATGGTGATTTTATAGTTATTAAAGACTTAGGTTTAAGAGAGCCTTACATTGGAAGAGTTCCAATATATACTGGAGAAATAGCAGAAGATTTAGCTTATTATTTTACGGTATCAGAACAAACACCATCTGCGGTTGCTTTAGGAGTATTAGTAGATAAGGATCTTTCAATAAAAACATCAGGTGGATTTATAATTCAAATGATGCCAGATGCAGATGAATTATTATCAGATTTAATTACATATAGATTACAAGAAATTCCTTCTATTACAGAAATGTTACTTCAATATGGGGATATTACTAAAGTAATTGAATTTATTTTTGAGGGAATGGATTTAAAAATATTAGAAGAAATTACTCCTGAATATAAGTGTAATTGCTCTAGAGAAAGAGTAGAAAAAGCACTAATTTCTATAGGAAAAAAAGAGTTAAGTGAAATTTATGAAGAAGGTAAGGAAGAAGAAATAAAATGTGATTTCTGTAATGCAATTTACAGATTTAATAAAGAAGATATCGGTGAATTGTTAAAACAAGCAAAATAG
- a CDS encoding HD domain-containing protein — MNNNVFINIEEILLKEKKPSLELEKIIEGKEFKASDFKIIVKLRDIPQEKKYHPEGNVWNHTKMVVDIASIIKEFSEDIRSFMWAALLHDIGKIPTTKFIRGRYRSYDHDREGAKMAYNLMSKYVDNKLAEDVKILVRYHMHHIYIGKNMKFADYKGLIESNKINDIILLFIADKLGRGNQNYKEFEENIKEILVILDKIECKSNMKYDDIKKKISQITKIILKE; from the coding sequence ATGAATAATAATGTTTTTATTAATATAGAAGAAATCCTTTTAAAAGAAAAGAAGCCATCCCTGGAGTTAGAAAAAATTATAGAAGGGAAAGAATTTAAAGCATCTGATTTTAAGATAATAGTTAAATTAAGAGATATACCTCAAGAGAAGAAATATCATCCTGAAGGAAATGTATGGAATCATACAAAAATGGTTGTTGATATAGCTTCAATAATAAAGGAATTTTCTGAAGATATTAGAAGCTTTATGTGGGCAGCTTTATTACATGACATTGGGAAAATACCAACAACAAAATTTATTCGTGGAAGATATAGATCCTATGATCATGATAGAGAAGGAGCTAAAATGGCTTATAATTTAATGAGTAAATATGTAGATAATAAATTAGCAGAAGATGTAAAAATATTAGTTAGATATCACATGCATCATATATATATAGGTAAAAATATGAAATTTGCTGATTATAAAGGCTTAATAGAAAGTAATAAAATAAATGATATCATATTATTATTTATAGCAGATAAATTAGGTAGGGGAAATCAAAATTATAAGGAGTTTGAAGAAAATATTAAAGAAATTCTTGTTATATTAGATAAAATAGAGTGCAAATCTAATATGAAGTATGATGATATTAAAAAGAAAATAAGTCAAATAACGAAGATTATATTAAAAGAATAG
- a CDS encoding DUF6873 family GME fold protein, whose protein sequence is MICFIDYRTNEEERKSLKSLNLSLIEIPPCDNLYEAINGHVDIQVNILDKNKKKIIIQKEMPETFKNLLIKNNISFIESKNSLGYNYPSNISLNSLILNNYFVHNLKFTDPNLLSTQKSKILINVKQGYTKCSSLIVADKAIITSDKSIYNSLIKENFDILLLPPGDIILEGLNYGFIGGTGGLINKNIIAFFGSLDNYLYGKEIKNFLAKYNVKPIYLSKGKLIDRGSLMVL, encoded by the coding sequence ATGATTTGCTTTATTGATTATAGAACTAATGAGGAAGAAAGAAAATCACTAAAATCCCTCAATCTTTCCTTAATTGAAATTCCACCTTGTGATAATTTATATGAAGCAATAAATGGTCATGTTGATATACAAGTAAACATATTAGACAAAAATAAAAAAAAGATAATAATACAAAAGGAAATGCCTGAAACTTTTAAAAATCTACTTATTAAGAACAATATTTCATTTATTGAAAGTAAAAATTCCTTAGGTTATAATTATCCAAGCAATATTAGTTTAAATTCATTAATATTAAATAATTATTTTGTTCATAATCTAAAATTCACCGATCCTAATTTATTAAGCACACAAAAAAGCAAGATATTAATTAATGTTAAACAAGGTTATACAAAATGTTCTTCATTAATAGTTGCAGATAAAGCCATAATAACTAGCGATAAATCGATTTATAATAGCCTTATTAAAGAGAATTTTGATATTTTACTTCTTCCCCCAGGAGATATTATTTTAGAAGGACTAAATTATGGCTTTATTGGTGGTACAGGTGGGCTAATAAATAAAAATATAATAGCATTTTTCGGCAGTCTTGATAATTATTTATATGGGAAAGAAATTAAAAACTTCTTAGCTAAATATAATGTTAAACCCATATATCTATCTAAGGGAAAATTGATAGATAGAGGAAGTTTAATGGTTTTATAG
- the ytxC gene encoding putative sporulation protein YtxC, which yields MLVQKLVYDTDINFISEIYELRIILKKKDINIGIVESVEQDNHIVKLLCDDDCYNEKIKDIIDLYMSNVLYKIVIKEYKNREMFDYITENYFFLKQDEIIEVEEKIMKILLLESFTETENYVYYMNKINNIIEKIKEFLEENSEININGFIRFRMKELKSNIERVIDKVIENYMVEKEYKEFVKLLKYFVDIQESKIEEIDIFINEGGKYIIKNKAGKDIFNEFMKEIADTEIDTEAKMEDIIISGLITNAPRKVKIYGKDNCMNKEFLETIINVFEDRVELG from the coding sequence GTGCTTGTACAAAAACTTGTATATGATACTGACATTAATTTTATAAGTGAGATTTATGAACTAAGGATCATTCTTAAAAAGAAAGATATAAATATTGGAATAGTAGAAAGTGTGGAACAAGATAATCATATTGTAAAATTGCTTTGTGATGATGATTGTTATAATGAAAAGATAAAAGATATAATAGATTTATATATGAGTAATGTTTTATATAAAATTGTGATAAAAGAATATAAAAATCGTGAGATGTTTGATTATATAACAGAAAATTATTTCTTTTTAAAACAAGATGAGATAATTGAAGTAGAAGAAAAAATAATGAAAATTTTATTGCTAGAGAGTTTTACAGAGACAGAAAATTATGTTTATTATATGAATAAGATAAATAATATAATAGAGAAAATAAAAGAATTTTTAGAGGAAAATTCAGAAATTAATATAAATGGTTTCATAAGATTTAGAATGAAGGAACTAAAGAGTAATATAGAAAGAGTTATTGATAAAGTTATTGAAAACTATATGGTAGAGAAAGAATATAAAGAATTTGTAAAGCTTCTTAAATATTTTGTTGATATACAAGAAAGTAAAATTGAAGAAATAGATATATTTATTAATGAGGGGGGAAAATATATAATAAAAAATAAAGCAGGCAAGGATATCTTTAATGAGTTTATGAAAGAAATTGCAGATACAGAAATTGATACAGAAGCTAAAATGGAAGATATAATAATTAGTGGATTAATCACTAACGCTCCTAGGAAAGTTAAGATATATGGAAAAGATAATTGTATGAATAAGGAATTTTTGGAAACTATAATAAATGTTTTTGAAGATAGGGTAGAGCTTGGTTAA
- the rpmI gene encoding 50S ribosomal protein L35 — MPKMKTHKGAAKRFKKTGTGKLKRAKAFKSHILTKKSAKRKRNLRKTAYVSTTQEKAMKKLLPYL; from the coding sequence ATGCCAAAAATGAAAACTCATAAAGGTGCAGCAAAAAGATTTAAGAAAACAGGTACTGGAAAATTAAAAAGAGCAAAAGCTTTTAAAAGTCATATCTTAACAAAGAAAAGTGCTAAGAGAAAGAGAAACTTAAGAAAAACTGCTTACGTTTCAACAACTCAAGAAAAAGCAATGAAGAAACTATTACCATACTTATAA
- the rplT gene encoding 50S ribosomal protein L20 — MARVKRAVNARKNHKKVLKLAKGYYGGKSRLFKTANETVIRALRNAYVGRRLKKRDFRRLWIARINAASRMNGLSYSKFINGIKLAGIDMNRKMLSEIAINDPKAFADLVEVAKAQLNK, encoded by the coding sequence ATGGCAAGAGTAAAAAGAGCGGTAAATGCACGTAAAAATCATAAAAAAGTATTAAAGCTTGCAAAAGGTTATTATGGTGGAAAGAGCAGATTATTTAAAACTGCTAATGAAACAGTTATTAGAGCATTAAGAAATGCTTACGTAGGAAGAAGATTAAAGAAGAGAGATTTTAGAAGACTATGGATTGCAAGAATTAATGCTGCTTCAAGAATGAATGGATTATCTTATTCAAAATTTATAAATGGAATTAAGTTAGCTGGAATTGATATGAACAGAAAAATGTTATCTGAAATAGCTATTAATGATCCAAAGGCTTTTGCTGATTTAGTAGAAGTAGCAAAGGCTCAATTGAATAAATAA
- a CDS encoding TrkH family potassium uptake protein: MKFNKYNQKNLNLVQILSIGFILIILIGGLLLWLPISSSQNNYTNFIDAIFTSTSAVCVTGLTTLNTSQHWSGFGKVIIALLIEIGSLGFASFFVIFSQLLGKKITLKNKLLVQESMNTFSVENIVEDIKSILLFSFSLQLLGGIILATQLIPEYGVKQGLFNSIFHSISAFCNSGIDLFESSLINYNKNIVIIFVISLLIFIGSIGFPVILEILRNKDNKRLSIHSKLSLITTLILIVTGALLILLFEYNNELTLGKMEFEEKTLSSFFSSISLRTAGFYNINLIDMTNSSKFLVMILMFIGGSPGSTAGGLKTVTVSIIFLTLVSVVRGREDTECFGRRFTRDLIYKAFTIFFLGISLVILSTIILVYAYKEVDFLSIFFEVTAALSTAGSTLNLTPGLGNFGKIIIMILMYIGRLGPLTVILSLRKNDRNEKYKYPKGKILIG, translated from the coding sequence ATGAAATTTAATAAATATAACCAAAAAAATTTAAATCTAGTTCAAATATTATCAATTGGTTTTATTTTAATTATACTTATTGGAGGATTATTATTATGGCTTCCTATATCATCTAGTCAAAATAATTATACAAATTTTATTGATGCAATTTTTACTTCTACCTCAGCAGTATGTGTAACAGGATTAACTACTTTGAATACTTCACAGCATTGGAGTGGATTTGGAAAGGTTATAATAGCATTATTAATAGAGATAGGTTCCTTAGGATTTGCATCATTTTTTGTGATTTTTTCTCAACTACTAGGTAAAAAAATAACTTTAAAAAATAAATTACTTGTTCAAGAATCAATGAATACATTTTCTGTTGAAAATATAGTAGAAGACATAAAAAGTATTTTATTATTTTCTTTTTCTTTACAGCTTTTAGGGGGAATAATTTTAGCAACACAATTAATTCCAGAATATGGAGTTAAACAAGGGCTTTTTAATAGTATTTTTCATTCTATATCAGCTTTTTGTAATTCAGGCATAGATTTATTTGAAAGCAGTCTTATAAACTATAATAAGAATATAGTTATTATTTTTGTTATCTCTTTACTAATATTCATTGGGAGCATTGGATTTCCAGTAATTTTAGAAATATTAAGAAATAAAGATAACAAAAGGCTTTCAATTCATTCAAAATTATCGCTAATAACTACATTAATTCTTATTGTAACTGGTGCATTATTGATATTATTATTTGAATATAATAATGAATTAACCTTAGGAAAAATGGAATTTGAAGAAAAAACATTAAGTTCCTTTTTTTCTTCCATATCACTAAGGACAGCAGGATTTTATAATATTAATTTAATAGATATGACAAACTCAAGTAAGTTTTTAGTTATGATTTTAATGTTTATAGGGGGATCACCAGGCTCAACTGCTGGGGGCTTAAAAACAGTTACAGTATCTATAATATTTTTAACCTTAGTATCAGTAGTAAGAGGAAGAGAAGATACTGAATGTTTTGGAAGAAGATTTACTAGAGATTTAATATATAAAGCTTTTACTATATTTTTTCTAGGAATATCGTTAGTAATTTTATCAACTATAATCTTAGTTTATGCTTATAAAGAGGTAGATTTTTTAAGTATATTTTTTGAGGTAACTGCTGCTTTAAGTACAGCTGGATCTACATTAAATTTAACTCCTGGCCTGGGAAACTTTGGGAAAATTATTATAATGATACTTATGTATATTGGTAGACTAGGACCTTTAACAGTAATATTATCTTTAAGAAAAAATGATAGAAATGAAAAATATAAATATCCAAAAGGAAAAATTTTAATAGGATAG
- a CDS encoding potassium channel family protein codes for MYSKQFVVIGLGIFGSSMARTLQSLGNDVLAIDKNESLVQEIADEVTQAVVLDATDENALKSIGINNFDVAVITIGEDIQSSIMVTILVKELGVKYIIAKAKNDLHGKVLRKIGVDRVVLPEKELAVRVAHNLVSSNILDYIEFSSDYTIMEIQVPNKWVGKLIKDIRLRTKYGINVIAIKRSEKVIISPLGEETLLKNDIIISIIQSEDLNKIEKLISK; via the coding sequence ATGTATAGTAAACAATTTGTAGTTATTGGACTTGGAATATTCGGCTCATCTATGGCTAGAACTTTACAATCTCTTGGAAATGACGTTTTAGCAATTGATAAAAATGAAAGCTTGGTTCAGGAAATAGCAGATGAGGTAACTCAAGCAGTTGTATTAGATGCAACTGATGAAAATGCATTAAAATCTATAGGGATAAATAATTTTGATGTAGCAGTAATTACTATTGGAGAGGATATTCAGTCTAGTATTATGGTTACAATATTAGTTAAAGAATTAGGCGTTAAGTATATAATAGCTAAAGCGAAAAATGATCTGCATGGTAAAGTTTTAAGAAAAATAGGTGTAGATAGGGTGGTCCTCCCTGAAAAAGAGTTAGCAGTAAGAGTTGCTCATAATTTAGTGTCTTCAAACATATTAGACTATATAGAATTTTCTTCAGATTACACTATAATGGAAATACAAGTACCAAATAAATGGGTTGGAAAATTAATTAAAGATATAAGATTGAGAACAAAATATGGAATTAATGTTATAGCAATAAAGAGGAGTGAAAAAGTAATAATTTCACCTTTAGGGGAAGAAACTTTATTAAAAAATGATATAATTATATCAATAATTCAATCTGAGGATTTAAATAAGATAGAAAAACTAATTTCAAAATAA
- a CDS encoding TrmH family RNA methyltransferase: MIYIESKDNKLYKTIKKLKEKKYRIKEGKFILEGFRIIEEAVKAKIDIEYIIITEDNLSNLKEAEYLRDRSEDKIILISENLFISLSSTENPQGILAIAKFKNIEENLNGDFYVVCDKVQDPGNLGTIIRTAHAAGVDGIILTKGTVDIYNEKTIRSTMGSIFYIPIYYDDSKFTIIKKLKDKGVALVTTSLQESKNFFNENLKGKVMLAVGNEGNGISEELFNLADKKVKIPMPGGAESLNVAVASAIILFEKVRQNLM, translated from the coding sequence TTGATTTACATAGAAAGCAAGGATAATAAGCTATATAAAACAATAAAGAAACTTAAAGAGAAAAAATATAGAATTAAAGAAGGAAAGTTTATTTTAGAAGGGTTTCGTATTATAGAAGAGGCAGTTAAAGCTAAAATAGATATAGAATATATTATTATTACTGAAGATAATTTAAGTAATTTGAAGGAAGCAGAGTATTTGAGGGACAGAAGTGAAGACAAAATCATTCTGATTTCAGAAAATTTATTTATTAGTTTATCTTCGACTGAAAATCCTCAGGGTATCTTAGCAATAGCAAAATTTAAAAATATAGAAGAAAATCTAAATGGTGATTTTTATGTAGTTTGTGATAAGGTTCAAGATCCTGGTAATTTAGGTACAATTATAAGAACAGCTCATGCTGCTGGAGTGGATGGGATTATATTAACGAAGGGAACTGTAGACATTTATAATGAAAAAACAATAAGATCTACAATGGGATCAATATTTTATATACCAATTTATTATGATGATTCTAAATTTACAATAATTAAAAAATTAAAAGATAAAGGGGTAGCATTAGTAACTACATCTTTACAGGAATCAAAAAACTTTTTTAATGAAAATTTAAAAGGTAAGGTTATGCTGGCTGTCGGTAATGAAGGTAATGGTATAAGTGAGGAACTTTTTAATCTAGCCGATAAAAAGGTTAAGATTCCTATGCCTGGAGGAGCTGAGTCACTAAATGTTGCAGTTGCATCAGCAATAATTTTATTTGAAAAAGTAAGACAAAATTTAATGTAA
- the pheS gene encoding phenylalanine--tRNA ligase subunit alpha yields MQEKLMEIKENALKSLAEVNDSSSLDEIRVKYLGKKGELTTILRSMGSLSKEERPIVGKLVNEIKAELEAKIEEVAKAIKAKEKEAKLASEVIDISLPGRKKLIGKRHPLELTLKAMEDIFISMGFTVEEGPEVELDYYNFEALNIPKNHPARSEQDTFYINDDIVLRTQTSPVQIRVMENQKPPIKMIAPGKVYRSDSVDATHSPIFYQMEGLVIDKGVTFADLKGTLELFAKKMFGDSVKTKFRPHHFPFTEPSAEMDATCFVCGGKGCKVCKNSGWIELLGCGMVHPNVLRNCGIDPEVYSGFAFGFGVDRMVMLSYGIDDIRLLYESDMRFLDQF; encoded by the coding sequence ATGCAAGAAAAACTAATGGAAATTAAGGAAAATGCATTAAAAAGCTTAGCTGAAGTAAATGATAGTTCAAGCTTAGATGAAATAAGAGTAAAATATTTAGGTAAAAAAGGAGAATTAACTACTATTTTAAGATCTATGGGCAGCTTATCGAAAGAAGAGAGGCCTATAGTTGGTAAGCTAGTAAATGAAATAAAGGCAGAATTAGAAGCTAAAATTGAGGAAGTTGCTAAAGCTATTAAAGCAAAGGAAAAAGAGGCAAAATTAGCTTCTGAAGTTATTGATATTTCACTTCCAGGAAGAAAAAAGTTAATAGGAAAAAGACATCCTTTAGAATTAACTTTAAAAGCAATGGAAGATATATTTATTTCAATGGGCTTTACAGTTGAAGAAGGACCAGAAGTTGAATTAGATTACTATAATTTCGAAGCTTTAAATATTCCTAAAAATCATCCAGCAAGAAGTGAACAAGACACATTTTATATTAATGATGATATAGTTCTTAGAACTCAAACATCTCCAGTACAAATTAGAGTTATGGAAAATCAAAAACCTCCAATTAAGATGATTGCACCAGGTAAGGTATATAGATCAGATTCTGTAGATGCGACTCATTCACCTATATTCTATCAAATGGAAGGTTTAGTTATTGATAAAGGAGTTACCTTTGCAGATTTAAAAGGGACACTAGAATTATTTGCTAAAAAGATGTTTGGTGATAGTGTTAAAACAAAATTTAGACCACATCACTTCCCATTTACTGAGCCTTCAGCTGAAATGGATGCAACATGCTTTGTTTGTGGTGGTAAGGGATGTAAGGTTTGTAAAAATAGCGGATGGATTGAGCTATTAGGTTGCGGTATGGTTCATCCAAATGTTTTAAGAAACTGCGGAATAGATCCAGAAGTTTATAGCGGTTTTGCTTTTGGATTTGGTGTTGATAGAATGGTTATGTTAAGTTACGGAATTGATGATATTAGACTTTTATATGAAAGCGATATGAGATTCTTAGATCAATTTTAA
- the pheT gene encoding phenylalanine--tRNA ligase subunit beta, giving the protein MKVPYNWLKDYVDIDVNPKELGDKLTLTGSQLEEVITQGDKIKNVVTGKIVEIKQHPDADKLKVCQVDIGKEELIQIVTAATNMKENDIVPVALHKSILADGTEIKKGKLRGQVSNGMFCSEEELGIAGDEPVHGLMILPKDAPIGVDIKEYLGLNKSVLDFDITSNRPDCLSMIGMAREVAAALRKSYKMPNLNYEAKINKNINDILHVEVRDNLCRRFMARGVKNVKIGPSPSWMQERLIDAGIRPINNIVDITNFVMLEIGEPMHAYDAREISSNKIVVERAKNNEKFTTLDGIERELDETFLCIKDNETTIGLAGLMGGLNSEIKDDTTEVIFEAANFDGTNIRVNSKKLNLRTEASSRFEKDIDPNLAALAIDRACSLVCELSCGEIMEGTIDVYPGKKEESSITVDSKWINRFLGTDIPKEDMKYYLDLIDLKTTLEGDNLVITIPTFRVDIGIKEDIAEEVARIYGYDKIPTTIAKVSTGREPKYKKEILKEEVIKAMIASGINQSISYSFISPKVFDKINLAADSELRNVVKIKNPLGEDYSVMRTTTIHSMMESLARNYSKNNDYVRLFEVGKVYIKNEDESKLPQEKTILTIGMYGECDFLDLKGVVENVLETLGLNKVKFKRESENLSYHPGKTASIMIGKEKAGTLGEVHPTVIENYGIDENCYLAELDLDILFNYANITKSYKPLPKFPAVTRDMALLVDDEILVQDIEDTIRRAGGNLVEKVKLFDIYKGAQIPEGKKSIAYSIAYRDDKKTLTDNDVNKVHDKILRSLEHKLGAILR; this is encoded by the coding sequence ATGAAAGTACCATATAATTGGCTGAAAGATTACGTTGATATAGATGTAAATCCTAAGGAATTAGGAGATAAACTAACCTTAACAGGATCACAATTAGAGGAAGTAATTACTCAAGGAGATAAAATTAAAAATGTTGTTACAGGTAAGATAGTTGAAATAAAGCAGCATCCAGATGCAGATAAATTAAAAGTCTGCCAAGTGGATATTGGAAAAGAAGAACTAATACAAATAGTTACTGCAGCAACAAATATGAAAGAAAATGATATAGTTCCTGTGGCTCTTCATAAATCAATTTTAGCAGATGGAACAGAAATAAAAAAAGGAAAATTAAGAGGTCAAGTGTCTAACGGTATGTTCTGTTCAGAAGAAGAATTAGGAATAGCAGGAGATGAACCAGTTCATGGTTTAATGATATTGCCAAAAGATGCTCCTATTGGTGTAGATATAAAGGAATATTTAGGTTTGAACAAATCTGTTTTAGACTTTGATATTACATCAAATAGACCAGATTGTTTAAGTATGATTGGTATGGCTAGGGAAGTTGCAGCAGCTTTAAGAAAATCATATAAAATGCCAAATTTAAATTACGAAGCTAAGATAAATAAAAATATAAATGATATTCTACATGTAGAAGTTAGAGATAATTTATGTAGAAGGTTTATGGCTAGAGGGGTTAAAAATGTTAAAATCGGACCATCTCCAAGCTGGATGCAAGAGAGATTAATTGATGCTGGTATTAGACCTATAAATAATATAGTTGATATTACAAATTTTGTAATGTTAGAAATTGGGGAGCCGATGCATGCTTATGATGCAAGAGAAATATCAAGCAATAAAATAGTTGTAGAAAGAGCTAAAAATAATGAAAAGTTTACTACCTTAGATGGAATAGAAAGAGAATTAGATGAAACTTTCCTTTGCATAAAGGATAATGAAACAACAATTGGATTAGCAGGATTGATGGGGGGATTAAATTCAGAAATTAAAGATGACACAACTGAAGTTATTTTTGAAGCAGCAAATTTTGATGGAACTAACATAAGAGTTAATTCTAAAAAGTTAAATCTAAGAACTGAAGCTTCTTCAAGATTTGAAAAAGATATTGATCCAAATTTAGCAGCTTTAGCCATAGACAGAGCTTGTTCATTAGTATGTGAGCTTAGCTGTGGTGAGATAATGGAAGGAACAATAGATGTTTATCCTGGCAAAAAGGAAGAAAGTTCAATAACTGTTGATTCAAAATGGATCAATAGATTTTTAGGAACTGATATTCCAAAAGAAGATATGAAATATTATCTTGATTTAATTGATTTAAAGACAACTTTAGAAGGAGATAATTTAGTTATTACAATTCCAACCTTTAGAGTTGATATTGGAATAAAAGAAGATATTGCAGAAGAAGTTGCTAGAATATACGGATATGATAAAATTCCTACTACAATAGCTAAGGTTTCTACAGGAAGAGAACCAAAATATAAAAAGGAAATATTAAAAGAAGAAGTTATAAAAGCAATGATTGCAAGCGGTATAAATCAATCAATTAGTTACTCATTTATATCACCTAAGGTTTTTGATAAGATTAATCTAGCTGCAGATAGCGAATTAAGAAATGTAGTAAAAATTAAAAATCCATTAGGGGAAGATTATTCTGTAATGAGAACGACCACAATTCATTCAATGATGGAATCTTTAGCTAGAAATTATTCTAAAAACAATGATTATGTAAGGTTGTTTGAAGTTGGTAAAGTATATATTAAAAATGAAGATGAAAGCAAGCTGCCTCAAGAAAAGACTATACTAACAATAGGAATGTACGGGGAATGTGATTTTCTTGATTTAAAGGGAGTAGTTGAAAATGTTCTAGAGACCCTTGGACTTAACAAAGTAAAATTTAAAAGGGAGTCAGAAAATTTAAGTTACCACCCTGGAAAGACTGCAAGTATTATGATTGGAAAAGAAAAGGCTGGAACTTTAGGAGAAGTCCATCCAACAGTAATAGAAAATTATGGTATAGATGAAAATTGCTATTTAGCTGAATTAGATTTAGATATACTATTTAATTATGCGAATATTACTAAGTCTTATAAGCCATTGCCAAAGTTCCCTGCTGTTACTAGGGATATGGCTTTACTTGTTGATGATGAAATATTAGTTCAAGATATTGAAGATACAATTAGAAGAGCAGGTGGTAATTTAGTAGAAAAGGTGAAATTATTTGATATCTATAAGGGTGCTCAAATTCCCGAAGGTAAGAAGAGTATAGCATATTCAATAGCATATAGGGATGATAAAAAGACCTTAACAGATAATGATGTAAATAAGGTTCATGATAAAATTTTAAGAAGTCTTGAACACAAGCTTGGTGCTATTTTAAGATAA